In one Saimiri boliviensis isolate mSaiBol1 chromosome 3, mSaiBol1.pri, whole genome shotgun sequence genomic region, the following are encoded:
- the CHRNA9 gene encoding neuronal acetylcholine receptor subunit alpha-9 → MNWSHSCISFCWIYFAAFRLRAVETADGKYAQKLFNDLFEDYSNALRPVEDTDKVLNVTLQITLSQIKDMDERNQILTAYLWIRQIWHDAYLTWDRDQYDGLDSIRIPSDLVWRPDIVLYNKADDESSEPVNTNVVLRYDGLITWDAPAITKSSCVVDVTYFPFDNQQCNLTFGSWTYNGNQVDIFNALDSGDLSDFIEDVEWEVHGMPAVKNVISYGCCSEPYPDVTFTLLLKRRSSFYIVNLLIPCVLISFLAPLSFYLPAASGEKVSLGVTILLAMTVFQLMVAEIMPASENVPLIGKYYIATMALITASTALTIMVMNIHFCGAEARPVPHWARVVILKYMSRVLFVYDVGESCLSPRHSREQDRLTKVYSKLPESNLKTARNKDLSRKKDRNKRLKNDLGCQGENPQEAESYCAQYKGLTRNIEYIAKCLKDHKATNSKGSEWKKVAKVIDRFFMWIFFIMVLVMTILIIARAD, encoded by the exons atgaaCTGGTCCCATTCCTGCATCTCCTTTTGCTGGATTTACTTTGCTGCTTTCCGACTGAGAG CTGTAGAGACAGCAGATGGAAAATATGCTCAGAAGTTGTTTAATGACCTTTTTGAAGATTATTCCAATGCTCTGCGTCCAGTGGAAGATACAGATAAAGTCCTGAATGTCACGCTGCAGATTACACTCTCTCAGATCAAGGATATG GATGAAAGAAACCAAATTCTGACCGCCTATTTGTGGATCCGCCAAATCTGGCATGATGCCTATCTCACCTGGGACCGAGATCAGTACGATGGCCTAGACTCCATCAGGATCCCCAGTGACCTCGTGTGGAGGCCGGACATCGTCTTATATAACAA GGCTGACGATGAATCTTCAGAGCCTGTGAACACCAATGTGGTCCTGCGGTATGATGGGCTGATCACCTGGGATGCACCGGCCATCACCAAAAGCTCCTGTGTGGTGGATGTCACCTACTTCCCTTTTGACAACCAGCAGTGCAACCTGACTTTTGGTTCCTGGACCTACAATGGCAATCAGGTGGACATATTCAATGCCCTGGACAGCGGCGATCTCTCTGACTTCATTGAAGATGTGGAATGGGAGGTCCATGGCATGCCTGCTGTGAAGAACGTGATCTCCTATGGCTGCTGCTCTGAGCCTTACCCGGATGTCACATTCACCCTCCTTCTGAAGAGGAGGTCCTCGTTCTATATCGTCAACCTCCTCATACCATGTGTCCTCATATCTTTTCTGGCTCCTTTGAGTTTTTATCTCCCAGCAGCCTCCGGAGAAAAGGTCTCCCTGGGAGTGACCATCCTCTTGGCCATGACTGTATTTCAGCTAATGGTGGCAGAAATTATGCCAGCCTCAGAAAATGTCCCTCTGATAG GTAAATACTACATAGCCACGATGGCCCTGATCACAGCTTCCACCGCCTTGACCATCATGGTGATGAATATCCACTTCTGTGGGGCCGAGGCCCGGCCGGTACCACACTGGGCCAGGGTGGTCATCCTGAAATACATGTCCAGGGTCTTGTTTGTCTACGATGTGGGTGAAAGCTGCCTCAGCCCGCGCCACAGTAGAGAGCAGGACCGCCTCACGAAAGTTTACAGCAAACTGCCAGAGTCTAACCTGAAAACAGCCAGGAACAAAGACCTTTCCAGAAAGAAGGACAGGAATAAACGCTTAAAGAATGACCTGGGCTGCCAGGGTGAGAACCCTCAGGAGGCCGAGAGTTACTGTGCACAGTACAAAGGGCTGACGAGGAATATTGAGTACATCGCCAAGTGCCTCAAAGACCACAAGGCTACCAATTCCAAGGGGAGCGAATGGAAGAAGGTGGCCAAAGTCATAGACCGATTCTTCATGTGGATTTTTTTCATCATGGTGTTGGTGATGACTATCTTGATCATAGCAAGAGCGGATTAG